From Candidatus Acidiferrales bacterium, one genomic window encodes:
- a CDS encoding acetyl-CoA carboxylase carboxyltransferase subunit alpha, protein MADLKERGNIEKLEQEMEELARLAGKGSGTSEELERLRREVQELKREFFAHLSAWQRTQLARHPHRPYTLDYVQRLFTDFSEVHGDRSFADDAAIVCGLAKFHGRPVMVVGHQKGRDTRQKLARNFGMPKPEGYRKALRAMQMAAKFDRAILCFVDTPGAYPGIDAEERGQAEAIARNLREIVKLAVPIVVSVTGEGGSGGALAIAVGDKVNMSETAIYSVISPEGCASIMWRDAARAELAAAALKLTAADLLAMQLIDEIVSEPDGGAHRDHDRAAALLDPVLRRSLEELDRLDKDELLRRRYEKFRHLGQFFRWEGS, encoded by the coding sequence ATGGCCGACCTCAAAGAGCGCGGGAACATTGAGAAGCTCGAGCAGGAGATGGAGGAGCTGGCGAGGCTCGCCGGGAAAGGATCGGGTACGAGCGAGGAGCTGGAGCGGCTGCGGCGGGAAGTGCAGGAGTTAAAGCGCGAGTTTTTTGCGCACCTCTCGGCGTGGCAACGCACGCAACTCGCTCGCCATCCGCATCGTCCCTACACGCTCGACTACGTGCAACGGCTTTTTACCGATTTTAGCGAAGTCCACGGTGACCGGAGTTTTGCCGACGACGCAGCCATCGTCTGCGGCCTTGCCAAATTCCATGGGCGACCGGTCATGGTAGTTGGCCACCAGAAGGGCAGGGACACCAGACAGAAGCTGGCGCGGAACTTCGGGATGCCGAAGCCAGAAGGGTATCGCAAGGCGCTGCGAGCGATGCAAATGGCGGCCAAGTTCGACCGGGCAATCCTCTGCTTTGTGGATACCCCCGGCGCCTACCCGGGAATAGACGCCGAAGAACGGGGCCAGGCAGAAGCGATTGCGCGCAATTTGCGCGAAATTGTAAAACTGGCGGTGCCGATTGTGGTGAGTGTGACGGGTGAAGGGGGCTCGGGGGGGGCGCTGGCGATTGCCGTCGGCGACAAGGTAAACATGTCGGAGACCGCGATCTACTCGGTGATTTCACCGGAAGGATGCGCTTCGATCATGTGGCGCGATGCGGCCCGCGCCGAACTGGCTGCGGCGGCGTTGAAGTTGACGGCGGCCGACTTGCTGGCCATGCAACTGATCGATGAGATTGTCTCCGAGCCGGACGGAGGAGCCCATCGAGATCACGACCGGGCAGCGGCATTGCTCGATCCTGTCCTGCGGCGTTCGCTCGAGGAACTCGACCGGCTCGACAAGGATGAACTTTTGCGACGCCGCTACGAGAAATTCCGCCACCTGGGGCAGTTCTTCCGGTGGGAAGGCAGCTAG